TACTACAATGTTCAACTTATTTCAAACACAGTGGAGCCAATATTGAGACCATGGGAGGGAAGCCAGCTAATTCTTGTGGTCGGCACTGAGCCTGGATATCCAATGCCAGGCAGTTTCCAGTGACCAGCAATGAATATACCTGtatctggtctatttttggctggctcaaacttagccagctaagttgATTTTaagcacttagccagttaagttatGACAGCCAAAGACAGACCGGATATTTCGGCAACCCAATGTGGCTGATAAAATTGGCCAATCAATATTTAAAATTGGCAGCTACTGCACAATATAGCCAGCTACGTTTTAGTTGCTAAACACAAATATTcatgcaacaagaaaaactgaCTTCAATAGAAAAAACTGTGTATAGAGAGTGATCAATTAAATATGTAAAATGCTCAGAAACATGAAAATCTGAAGGGAAGGCTAATAAACCCCTCTGCAATAAGAGTTCatcttccagtcattgcaatctCATAAATCAGTGATCACGCTCCAAGACGTGGTGAACGGTTTATATTAATTTCAAAGTTTTTTTAATCCTTCAAAGTTGTTAAGAGTGATATCTTCTCTTCATTTATCAAAAAACAGCCATCACTATGTTAATTTAATGTAATTTCACTTTAATGTTAATTTCACTTAGCTTTTGAACATGGTTtaaggggtcccaacgtggccccgtttcaatctctgcttcaggagacccgattatGAGTTTTCAAAAAAAGCTTAGTGCTGTAAGTTGTAATAGTTCTGTAAACTTCGTGATGTACGTTCACATCGCTGCTGGATCTCAATGTTAGTTCTGAAAGTTCCAACTGCCAGGAGCCTTTCCTGTCTGGTTATATAGCGCTAAATATCGAGTGCATTGTATAcacagcagaaaaaagaaaccacATGTGAATACACTGTTTTGAAACATTTTCCTCCAGTGCAGGAACTGGCAGTTGGAACTTTCAGAACTAACATTGAGATCCAGCAGCGATGTAACTGTACATCACGAAGTTTACATAACTATTACAACTTAAAGCACTAAGCTTTTTTTGAAAACTCgtaattgggtctcctgaagcagaaacGGGGCCAAGTTGGGACCCCTTAAACCACGTTCAAAAGCTAAGTGAATATTATTACATTAAATTAACATAGTGATGGCTGTTTTTTGATAAATGAAGAGAAGATATCACTCTTAACAACTTTGAAGGATTAAAAAAACTTTGAAATTAATATAAACCGTTCACCACGTCTTGGAGCGTGATCACTGATTTATgaggttgcaatgactggaaggtgaactcttattgCAGGGGGGTTTattagccttcccttcagagttccATGTTTCTGAGCATTTTACATATTTAATTGATCACTCTCTATACACAGTTTTTTCTATTGAAGtcagtttttcttgttgcatttaAACTCCTTTCTGACTTCTTTTTTGATAATTATCATCCCTAATTTTTCTAAAAGGAAACACAAATATTCAGCAGAGTCGGTTATCTACCTCTGAATATTAGCATAGTCGGCCAAATGCTATTTAATTAGCCAGAAGCCTTTCCTGTCTGGTTATATAGCGCTAAATATCGAGTGCATTGTATCCACAGCAGAAAAAGAAACCACATATGAATACACTGTATTGAAACATTTACCTCCAGTGCAGGAGATGGCTTCTTCTTCAGTTCCTCACATTTTCTGAACTTGCAGATCTGGTGACCAGTTTTACGATTCCTACAACTACTGCACTGCTCACAATTAATCCGTCTCCGACAAGGAGGACACATGCCACATCTTTTCCGTTTCTTTTTACCAGAGTTAATGGCAGATGCTAATTCATTTTGTGTTGGATATTCTGCCAAGCCAGCCATATGCAGTGCACTTTCTGCCAGAAACACCCCAGCAGGAGTCATAATGAAAAGACCTGGATTGAAAGGAAAAGCCCCAAGGTAGGGGAACTCAGAAGAAAGGTTCATAGTCTCCGCAGTTGAGACTGCTTCCATGTCTGAGATGCCATTTGCAAGGTCAGTAGGGGGAGGAACATGCTCTGTCCCTATTCCTTTAAACATGTCTGTATATTGCATGAACTGTAGACTGTTCAGGCCATCTACAGAGACCTCTGTGGCCCTGCTGGATTTGTTCAGAAGATGAGAGATGCGTTTGTGCTTTGAGGTAGAAATACTTTTATCCAGAGTTAGGTCACCCACATTCGACAGAGCGACTCCTTTGTCCAAGTGATCATTTACTGAGCTGGAGCTGCCAAAGGTTGAGTAGTTTGACAGTGAACGAGACTTCTTCAGGCTTTTGTTTAAAGGTTCACTAATTATACcaattttatttctcctctcAGAATGAATTGCAGGCAGAGGGTCATCCACTATGCTGCTCTCCAAAAGGTTAAGTTTCTTATCGATGTTTAGCTGGCTGCTGGGTTCAGACATGGTACCACACTCCCACTATAAACATGTAATGAAGGGGGTCCTTCAAGTAACAATGTAACTGGGAACTTCTACCCAGCTTCAGCACAGCAGCATAGCCAATAGCAAAAGCATCAAACATTCACTTCTGTAGACAGAAAAGAGCAGGTAGTCAGGACTCTAGCTGTATTCATCTGTAATAGAAAATTCAAACTTTTCAGTACAATAATTACTGTTCTAGATATAACGCCTTTAGAATATCATAGGCTAGTGACAATTATTTTCTGCATACTCATTCAATGTATACTACTAACCTTTTATGATAAACTACTTTTCAATTCACTTTTATCTAGATGTCTAAAAATAGCTATCTTTgttcatctctcccacccatcctctTTGCCTTCAAGCTCTTTATGTGCAActgtatgggctagattcactaaagtcagtgatcgtcgcTAGACGATCGTTGATACCCACCCGATAAATGACTCACCGTGTGTTGTCCGATTCAATCCAACCCAtgaaaattagtaaaaccccatgcaaaatagccaagcgattgattcactaacatttctttggctattttgaattgggttttactatcctaaaacccgactgctgtagacctgtctaAGGAAATccgattggccaaaacaatggccagtcagggactttcttagactcctccctaaggaagttcctgattggctcaggctcctcccaagggaagagcccaaggcacctgagctaatcagggccttaggcccctccctgtgtatcacatgatgcaccgtgGCAGGGCCTAATATCCGCATTGTGTCGCAGGaggcggaggagcaggagggactgagcacccctcctgctcccaatatACAGGTATGGGGAGGAGGCATCCGCAGCTGTCCGGTGGCAGCATCAATCCTGTCGTTTGTTTCacggggaggaaggaaggagaacgagagggccccGATGGCATTTTTCAGCTCAGGGTGATATTCGGCTGGTGGGCAGGGAGGGTGTTCAGCCGGCCGCaggcgggagggagggggccatTGGCGCTGatggcaagagggactgggcatctgtCCTGCCAAATTTTTGAGCACAGTGGGTGGATAGccgatggcaggaaggagtgggcaccctttctgccatttttgggggttcggggagggggaagagaaggagcgCTTTGTCGGATGGGGGATGGGAAGCttggtttcatttttatttattagccagatattttgcgtgtctAATACAAGAAATAAGATCCAGCAAAGCTACagacttaaataaacataaatccaTGAGATCATCCCCTGGTTCTAAAGCCAAAGCAGGATCAACAAAGATGGCATATGCTCCCGGGTCCCCAGCCACAGGAAAAGCATCTCTTGAAAATAAGAGATCTGTAaaaatcatcatcatcatcagtaAATACgcaaaatccaactgcctactagacaaCTGTCCTCCGATTATCATGAAAACAGCCCCCTTCCCATTCCAACATACCTCTTTTCCTTAAACTAATTGAAGGTCTAGTTAATCTTGATCTcatgaaatatttatttttttaatttttttttaattcaattttttctataccgttctcccaggggagctcagaacggtttacattaatttattcaggtactcaagcatttttccctgtctgtcctggtgggctcacaatctacctaatgtacctggggcaatgggggggattaagtgacttgcccaaagtcacaaggagcagcgtgggtttgaacccacaaccccagggtgctgaggctgtagctttaaccactgcgccacacattctACATGACTGTCAGGATTTCGCACAAACTACAGTATGGAAACTGTCTTAGCGTTGCTGATTGATCACCTCTTCCATCTGttttctctgggaaaaagtgCACTGATACTTCAATttgacttaagcagtgcctttgactttgtcgaccatgacattctgctcggatgcctcgattctattggcatttctggacaggtactaacctggttcacaggcttcttaaaaaactgcacctaccaggtccacagcgaCGGAACCTTTTCCCAATCCTGGTGCAAtacctgtggagttccacagggctcccctctttctccttctctgttcAACGTCTACATGGCATTATTGGAACATATGTTATCTAacttaaaactgaaatcattcatatatgcagatgacattacaattattatcCCCATAATCTCACTGACACAAGAAACTGAACAATTCACCTCATTTGTTCTCACTAAGATAGAGCAATGGACTACACAATTCAACTAAAATTGAACCCTGAAAAAACCAAGCTTTTCCtgtcaagtcccaaccacaagcTAACAAATACCTCTTTGAAGTTAAACGGGCTAACTTACCCAATCAatcctaccatcaaaatccttggagttaccctggaccgatgcctgacttttgaagaccataccaatgctcaagttaaaaaatgcttttgcactctcttgaaactccgtaccatcaaacactatttcgacTTCCTTTCCTTTCGCTTGCTGGTTcagtctctaatcttaagcaccttagattactgcaatatcatatacctgggatcctttaagaaaaccatcaaatggttttcttaaaggatcacaggtatatgatattgcagtaatcatccagaatactgccgtccgtctcatttatggtctcaaaaagtcggAACACGTAagcccgttctacagaaaacttcactggttgccgatagaggcaagggtcatcttcaattttgcctgcctctgcttcaaaaccataacaggttcatccccaatctatctgtcgcaccattttgtatttccaagcaccacttgcacacgcaATGCcaatctgtttgccttcccc
The nucleotide sequence above comes from Geotrypetes seraphini chromosome 18, aGeoSer1.1, whole genome shotgun sequence. Encoded proteins:
- the CXXC5 gene encoding CXXC-type zinc finger protein 5 isoform X1; translated protein: MSEPSSQLNIDKKLNLLESSIVDDPLPAIHSERRNKIGIISEPLNKSLKKSRSLSNYSTFGSSSSVNDHLDKGVALSNVGDLTLDKSISTSKHKRISHLLNKSSRATEVSVDGLNSLQFMQYTDMFKGIGTEHVPPPTDLANGISDMEAVSTAETMNLSSEFPYLGAFPFNPGLFIMTPAGVFLAESALHMAGLAEYPTQNELASAINSGKKKRKRCGMCPPCRRRINCEQCSSCRNRKTGHQICKFRKCEELKKKPSPALEKVMLPTGAAFRWFQ
- the CXXC5 gene encoding CXXC-type zinc finger protein 5 isoform X2, producing the protein MSEPSSQLNIDKKLNLLESSIVDDPLPAIHSERRNKIGIISEPLNKSLKKSRSLSNYSTFGSSSSVNDHLDKGVALSNVGDLTLDKSISTSKHKRISHLLNKSSRATEVSVDGLNSLQFMQYTDMFKGIGTEHVPPPTDLANGISDMEAVSTAETMNLSSEFPYLGAFPFNPGLFIMTPAGVFLAESALHMAGLAEYPTQNELASAINSGKKKRKRCGMCPPCRRRINCEQCSSCRNRKTGHQICKFRKCEELKKKPSPALEVSFGET